A stretch of the Rosa rugosa chromosome 5, drRosRugo1.1, whole genome shotgun sequence genome encodes the following:
- the LOC133711710 gene encoding calcium-transporting ATPase 5, plasma membrane-type-like encodes MTRGVFVAHSILVLSFVNCSCSCQTVAIRGQGADVGLAMGEQATEVVKESSDIIILDGNFATVAKGFRWGRSMHEKVLRVMQQQLTANIVAVTINCLAAVYYRHIPLNAVQFVWVNVIIFALGPLVLATEYPAERLMDEPPIDRGQPLIKYIRWKTLLIQVLYQIIALLVINFQGGSLLKNYTRDHATKVKNTMIFNTFVICQISIEFGVRKTGILEDHPLKWITANSVFLGIVGIILVIQFIIIEFLGKAFFLVRLNWNEWQFSLTLGIVDGVAESDLESCVIWCI; translated from the exons ATGACCCGTGGAGTCTTTGTCGCTCATTCGATTTTAGTGTTGTCATTTGTCAATTGCTCATGTAGCTGTCAAACTGTTGCAATTCGAGGACAGGGT GCCGACGTTGGTCTTGCTATGGGTGAACAAGCGACTGAAGTTGTTAAAGAGAGTTCAGATATCATAATCTTGGATGGCAATTTCGCTACTGTAGCCAAG GGTTTCAGATGGGGACGATCTATGCATGAAAAGGTTCTGAGAGTTATGCAGCAGCAACTTACAGCCAATATTGTAGCAGTAACTATAAACTGCTTGGCGGCAGTTTACTATCGTCACATTCCGCTCAATGCTGTGCAG TTTGTGTGGGTGAATGTTATCATATTTGCTCTTGGACCACTAGTATTGGCTACTGAATATCCGGCTGAGCGCCTGATGGACGAACCCCCTATTGACCGAGG ACAACCTCTTATAAAATATATTCGGTGGAAGACACTGTTGATACAG GTTCTGTACCAAATTATTGCCCTGCTTGTCATCAATTTTCAAGGAGGGAGTTTACTAAAAAATTATACCAGAGACCATGCCACCAAAGTGAAAAATACAATGATATTCAACACATTTGTTATATGTCAG ATTTCCATTGAATTCGGAGTTCGAAAGACTGGTATACTGGAGGACCATCCTTTGAAATGGATTACTGCTAACTCCGTGTTTCTGGGAATAGTGGGAATAATTCTTGTGATTCAG TTTATCATCATTGAGTTTCTTGGGAAGGCGTTTTTCTTAGTCAGGCTTAACTGGAACGAGTGGCAGTTTTCCCTCACTCTTGGTATTGTCGA TGGAGTTGCTGAAAGTGATCTTGAAAGTTGTGTCATATGGTGTATATAA